In Verrucomicrobiales bacterium, the following are encoded in one genomic region:
- a CDS encoding GreA/GreB family elongation factor: protein MKKGVLIKKVIARLSEELELYASAARASHAEATHEQSRADNKYDTRGLEAAYLARGQSRQVAEVELAIEQFQKMALRDFSPEDPIDLGAYVEVLSKQGTSHYFIGPRAGGTEVEHDKKEVLVITPQSPLGQQLVGKKQGEKLQIEIAGTRSEYRVTKVA, encoded by the coding sequence GTGAAAAAAGGCGTATTGATCAAGAAGGTCATCGCACGGCTCTCTGAAGAGCTGGAGCTCTATGCTTCAGCAGCTCGTGCGTCGCATGCAGAAGCGACGCACGAGCAAAGTCGTGCTGATAACAAATATGATACTCGGGGACTCGAGGCCGCCTATCTAGCCCGAGGGCAGTCGCGTCAGGTCGCGGAGGTTGAGTTGGCCATCGAACAGTTCCAGAAGATGGCGCTTCGAGATTTCTCGCCCGAAGATCCCATCGATTTGGGAGCCTATGTGGAGGTCCTTTCCAAACAAGGCACCAGCCACTATTTCATCGGCCCGCGCGCTGGGGGTACGGAAGTGGAGCATGATAAGAAGGAAGTTTTGGTGATAACCCCGCAGTCTCCGCTAGGCCAGCAGTTGGTCGGGAAAAAGCAGGGCGAAAAGCTCCAGATCGAGATAGCCGGAACGCGATCCGAGTATCGAGTGACCAAAGTGGCTTAG
- a CDS encoding FAD-dependent oxidoreductase, which translates to MSAKISLRTPRASTLGRRNFIRSLGTAGLGVGLGVLASPVSARSLFEAAARERGRREMTADILIVGGGLGGCAAALAALEAGKHVILTEETDWIGGQLTQQGVPPDENRWIETHGCTRTYRSLRNGIRDYYRRHFPLLPEVASRAHLNPGDGNVSRLCHEPKVALAVLESLLAPYQASRQLVILLEHHAIAAETQGDSVLGVTLRSQRSGGTVSVRAPYFIDATELGDLLPLARVEFVTGAEARRAHGELHAPEIAQPANQQAFTVCFAVDHVSGADHRIEKPREYPFWRSYLPQLTPPWPGPLLSLTYSHPVTLQPRTVGFSPISETTGDLLNLWRYRRIARQSQFKPGAYPGDISLINWPQNDYWLGNLVGVSDGEATRHVRRAKQLSLSLLYWLQTEVPRVDGGTGWPGLRLRGDLMGTEDGLAKYPYIRESRRIRAVYTVAETDCGRQARAQLTGASETAVKAKDYHDTVGIGHYNIDLHPSTQGVNYIDVPSLPFQIPLGALLPIRVKNLLPACKNLGATHITNGCYRLHPVEWNIGEAAGALAAFALDRREPVHAVREKPALLRDFQARLEQRGVELRWPAT; encoded by the coding sequence ATGTCAGCTAAGATCTCCTTGAGAACCCCGCGAGCCTCCACCCTCGGCCGGAGAAACTTCATACGATCACTCGGAACGGCTGGCCTAGGTGTGGGCCTCGGCGTTCTGGCGAGCCCCGTCTCCGCAAGGTCACTGTTTGAAGCGGCAGCGCGGGAGCGCGGCCGTCGGGAGATGACAGCAGATATTCTGATCGTGGGGGGAGGCCTGGGAGGATGCGCGGCAGCGCTAGCAGCGCTTGAAGCGGGAAAACACGTAATCCTGACCGAGGAAACCGATTGGATCGGCGGCCAACTCACCCAGCAGGGAGTGCCTCCCGATGAAAACCGCTGGATTGAAACCCATGGGTGCACACGCACCTACCGTTCGCTGCGGAATGGAATCCGCGATTACTACCGCCGTCATTTCCCACTCCTCCCCGAGGTAGCATCTCGCGCTCACCTCAATCCGGGCGACGGAAACGTGTCCCGATTGTGCCACGAGCCCAAGGTCGCGCTGGCTGTTTTGGAATCTCTGCTGGCGCCCTACCAAGCCAGCCGTCAACTCGTGATTCTGCTCGAACATCATGCCATCGCCGCGGAGACGCAGGGCGACTCCGTGCTAGGTGTTACCCTCCGAAGCCAGCGCTCGGGCGGCACGGTGTCGGTTCGGGCGCCCTACTTCATCGATGCCACGGAGCTGGGAGACTTGCTCCCGTTGGCTCGTGTGGAATTCGTTACCGGAGCGGAGGCGCGCCGCGCGCACGGTGAACTCCATGCTCCCGAGATTGCTCAACCAGCCAACCAGCAGGCGTTCACGGTCTGCTTCGCCGTCGACCATGTCAGCGGCGCAGATCACCGGATCGAAAAACCTCGCGAATACCCGTTTTGGCGGAGTTATCTACCCCAGCTCACCCCGCCCTGGCCCGGCCCGTTGCTCAGTCTCACCTATTCCCATCCGGTGACACTCCAGCCCCGCACGGTAGGGTTCAGTCCGATCTCCGAAACCACTGGTGATCTGCTAAACCTCTGGCGGTACCGCCGAATTGCCAGGCAGTCTCAGTTCAAGCCCGGGGCCTATCCCGGAGATATCTCCCTGATCAACTGGCCGCAGAATGACTATTGGCTGGGCAACCTGGTGGGGGTTAGCGACGGAGAAGCAACCCGGCATGTGCGCCGGGCCAAGCAACTCAGCCTGTCGTTGCTTTATTGGCTCCAAACAGAAGTTCCACGGGTTGATGGAGGAACCGGTTGGCCAGGATTGCGGCTCCGAGGCGATCTGATGGGCACCGAGGATGGTTTGGCTAAATACCCCTACATTCGGGAGTCTCGAAGGATTCGCGCCGTCTACACCGTGGCCGAAACGGATTGCGGCCGTCAGGCGCGAGCGCAGTTGACCGGCGCATCCGAAACCGCGGTGAAGGCCAAAGACTATCACGACACGGTGGGCATCGGACATTACAACATCGACCTGCATCCCAGCACCCAAGGGGTCAACTACATCGATGTACCATCGCTGCCCTTCCAAATTCCTCTCGGTGCGCTGCTCCCGATCCGCGTTAAGAACCTGCTCCCTGCCTGCAAAAATCTGGGTGCCACCCACATCACGAACGGCTGCTATCGGCTGCATCCGGTGGAGTGGAACATTGGAGAGGCGGCTGGGGCACTGGCGGCTTTTGCCTTGGATCGCCGAGAGCCCGTTCACGCCGTCCGCGAGAAGCCTGCGCTGCTGCGCGATTTTCAAGCACGCCTGGAGCAACGCGGCGTCGAACTGCGCTGGCCCGCAACGTAG
- a CDS encoding PmoA family protein → MRTRLTLPSLLSSLLLTLSATAKEAVPTWVIEVQAGAQARSQTVAVVACPPELAGASWIKPENGKRIPFQIDRQGRGWFIVDNLPAGSSRRYVVDLKRKASEKPRGCTLEFIGNALLYRLDGQPAFQFQQGLSPLPRPDIKPIFRRGGYLHPVFTPSGTLVTDDYPTNHVHHHGIWSAWTKTIFEGRQPDFWNMGEGKGTVIPLSLDGSWDGPVQAGFRARHRHQDLTITPRRTALEENWEGRLYALGGKKAGHFIFDLIQEQTCATGSPLELPEYHYGGMGLRGSEQWQGATRAFFLTSNGETNRVKGHATKANWCAMSGWVDGRLAGIAVLCHPQNFRAPQPMRIHPDEPFFCYAPPQEGAFRISPEQPYAARYRFVVFDGAPDAAKLEALWQDYVHPVEATLRQAKP, encoded by the coding sequence ATGCGCACGCGACTCACTCTACCCAGTCTGCTTAGCTCCCTACTCCTGACGCTCTCAGCAACCGCGAAGGAAGCGGTTCCCACCTGGGTGATCGAGGTCCAAGCGGGTGCGCAGGCCCGCTCGCAAACGGTCGCAGTGGTCGCCTGCCCTCCCGAACTGGCCGGAGCGAGTTGGATTAAGCCCGAGAACGGCAAACGAATCCCCTTTCAGATCGATCGCCAGGGACGGGGATGGTTCATCGTAGACAACCTACCCGCGGGGAGCAGTCGCCGGTATGTGGTGGATCTCAAACGGAAGGCTTCAGAAAAACCACGGGGCTGCACCCTGGAATTCATCGGGAATGCGCTGCTTTACCGCCTCGATGGCCAGCCCGCCTTCCAGTTTCAGCAAGGACTCAGCCCCCTGCCCCGACCGGACATCAAGCCCATCTTTCGGCGCGGCGGATACCTGCATCCCGTGTTCACTCCCTCAGGCACCCTGGTCACCGATGATTACCCCACGAACCACGTGCATCACCACGGGATCTGGTCGGCGTGGACCAAAACGATTTTTGAAGGACGCCAGCCTGATTTCTGGAACATGGGAGAGGGCAAAGGAACCGTGATCCCACTCAGCCTGGACGGATCCTGGGATGGTCCGGTGCAGGCTGGGTTTCGCGCGCGTCACCGCCACCAAGATCTCACCATAACCCCGCGACGAACCGCCTTGGAGGAAAACTGGGAAGGCCGCCTCTACGCCTTGGGAGGCAAGAAAGCAGGCCACTTCATCTTCGATCTGATCCAAGAGCAAACCTGCGCAACCGGAAGCCCACTGGAGCTGCCCGAGTATCATTACGGCGGCATGGGACTGCGAGGCTCGGAGCAATGGCAAGGCGCAACCAGGGCCTTTTTTCTGACTTCGAACGGTGAGACCAACCGCGTCAAAGGCCACGCTACCAAAGCCAACTGGTGCGCGATGAGCGGATGGGTCGATGGCCGTCTGGCCGGAATCGCAGTGCTCTGCCATCCACAGAATTTTCGCGCGCCTCAGCCCATGCGCATCCATCCTGATGAGCCCTTCTTTTGCTACGCACCTCCACAGGAGGGGGCTTTCCGAATCAGTCCCGAGCAGCCCTATGCGGCTCGCTACCGTTTCGTGGTGTTCGATGGAGCCCCCGATGCAGCAAAATTAGAAGCCCTCTGGCAGGACTATGTCCATCCCGTGGAAGCTACCTTGCGGCAAGCGAAGCCCTGA
- a CDS encoding DUF3463 domain-containing protein, whose protein sequence is MRFPLALTLKIAKHIIKHKVKRTPKFAMVLQLEPLHTCNLTCTGCGRIREYSTSLKDMVPLEQCLGAAAECEAPMVSICGGEPLIYPKIEELVAGLRAQGRIIYICTNGMFMRKKMRDYMAAHFDAGMEAKLQQLVAEQLVSEKEADTIRNADDAARKKVVIKPTQWLYWNVHVDGLEYTHDLIVEREGVFKECVAAMKMAKILGYQVATNTTVYKETEVQELEEMFKYLSWLGVDGHTISPGYDYDAAKKDMAKRLARDPKDFFLTRDLTRQKFKDIKRWGEMFTIFGTPVYQEFLAGKRELTCTAWAIPTYNVRGWKAPCYLMTDGHYAGYQEMLTKVNWEKYGVVDGVARDPRCENCMVHCGYDPSGALGTNYQSGDNWKNFAYNFGKKPERYLAGNQVLAFNGSSIGKGHLAEAKAAVNKEISGAKSVYQRNGHHDHTEAAVPTSVDSSQRDDLLAKINAAKK, encoded by the coding sequence ATGCGATTTCCTTTAGCTCTGACGCTCAAGATTGCCAAGCACATCATTAAACATAAGGTTAAGCGAACCCCAAAGTTCGCGATGGTTCTTCAGTTAGAGCCGCTCCATACCTGCAACCTCACCTGCACCGGCTGTGGGCGCATCCGGGAATACTCAACCAGCCTGAAGGACATGGTCCCGCTGGAGCAGTGCCTCGGGGCGGCAGCGGAGTGCGAAGCTCCCATGGTGTCGATCTGCGGCGGGGAACCCCTGATCTATCCGAAGATCGAAGAACTCGTCGCGGGGCTGCGTGCACAAGGCCGGATTATCTACATTTGCACCAACGGCATGTTCATGCGCAAGAAGATGCGCGATTACATGGCGGCCCACTTTGACGCCGGGATGGAAGCCAAGCTCCAGCAGCTGGTTGCCGAGCAATTGGTCAGCGAGAAGGAGGCGGATACCATCCGCAACGCCGATGATGCCGCCCGCAAGAAGGTGGTGATCAAGCCGACTCAATGGCTGTATTGGAACGTTCATGTTGACGGTCTGGAATACACCCACGATCTGATCGTCGAGCGTGAAGGCGTGTTCAAGGAATGCGTCGCCGCGATGAAGATGGCCAAAATTCTCGGTTATCAAGTCGCCACCAACACCACGGTTTACAAAGAAACCGAGGTTCAGGAGCTGGAGGAGATGTTCAAGTATCTCAGCTGGCTGGGAGTGGATGGCCACACCATCTCGCCGGGCTACGATTACGACGCCGCCAAAAAGGACATGGCCAAGCGCCTGGCCCGGGATCCGAAGGACTTCTTCCTCACCCGCGACCTCACGCGTCAAAAATTTAAGGACATCAAGCGCTGGGGCGAAATGTTCACGATCTTCGGAACCCCGGTCTATCAGGAGTTCCTGGCCGGGAAGCGCGAGCTGACCTGCACCGCGTGGGCCATCCCGACCTATAACGTCCGCGGCTGGAAGGCCCCCTGCTATCTCATGACCGACGGACACTACGCCGGCTATCAGGAGATGCTGACGAAGGTCAACTGGGAGAAGTATGGGGTGGTCGATGGTGTCGCTCGCGATCCGCGCTGTGAAAATTGCATGGTTCACTGCGGTTACGATCCCAGCGGGGCTCTCGGGACCAACTACCAGAGCGGGGATAACTGGAAGAACTTTGCCTACAACTTCGGAAAGAAGCCCGAGCGCTATCTGGCAGGGAACCAAGTGCTGGCCTTCAACGGCTCCTCCATTGGCAAAGGGCATCTGGCCGAGGCGAAGGCGGCGGTCAACAAAGAGATCTCCGGGGCGAAGTCCGTTTACCAGCGCAACGGCCATCACGATCACACCGAGGCCGCGGTGCCGACCAGCGTCGACAGCTCTCAGCGGGACGACTTGCTCGCTAAAATCAACGCCGCGAAAAAGTAG
- a CDS encoding DUF4230 domain-containing protein: protein MDKTRSFGLPLLAGAVLGFLAALGTVFFLVGWDGFRGKQSLAPTRMMLTKIQTLSELVTVKYLVEKVVKLEAEPSVLGRDRIVLLTHAVVKAGVDLSNLKPEDVEVSGTKLTLTLPPARITDCYLDEKKTEVWEHTTAFWRTFDAKLEQNARRQALDEIRLAAGEQGIQKEAIERAQFQLTAFLRSLGYTEVEIKSQ from the coding sequence ATGGACAAGACACGATCCTTCGGCCTTCCATTGCTGGCCGGCGCGGTGCTGGGTTTCCTGGCGGCGCTCGGCACCGTCTTTTTTCTTGTGGGGTGGGATGGCTTTCGGGGCAAGCAGTCTCTGGCTCCCACTCGGATGATGCTCACCAAGATTCAAACCCTGAGCGAACTGGTCACCGTCAAGTATCTGGTCGAGAAGGTGGTCAAACTGGAAGCGGAGCCGTCAGTGCTGGGGCGTGATCGTATCGTGCTGCTGACCCACGCCGTCGTGAAGGCGGGGGTGGACCTTTCGAATCTCAAACCCGAGGACGTGGAGGTCTCTGGAACCAAACTCACTCTGACTCTGCCGCCGGCGCGGATTACGGATTGCTACCTCGACGAGAAGAAGACCGAGGTGTGGGAGCACACCACTGCATTCTGGCGAACCTTCGATGCGAAGTTGGAGCAGAACGCCCGCCGCCAAGCCTTGGATGAAATTCGTTTAGCTGCGGGAGAGCAGGGCATTCAAAAAGAGGCGATCGAAAGGGCTCAGTTCCAACTGACCGCGTTCCTCCGGTCTTTGGGGTACACGGAGGTAGAGATCAAGTCTCAGTGA
- the hemB gene encoding porphobilinogen synthase: MNVHAAGHFPSYRPRRVRGVPSLRRMTVESRLHADQLILPLFIRPGKNERRAVGSMPGVFQLSIDQAVRDAEAAFKAGVPGVILFGIPAKKDPQAKGAYAAQGIVQQAIRTLKKELPDLLVVTDVCLCEYMSHGHCGIVKQGRRGPEVINDPTLELLARTAVSHADAGSDLIAPSDMMDGRIGAIRSALDRGGFQEIPIMSYAAKFASAFYGPFREAAESTPHFGDRRSYQMEPGNSDEAIREVSLDIQEGADIVMVKPALAYLDVIQRIKSTFGYPTAAYAVSGEFSMIKAAAARGWIDERRMTLEILTGMRRAGADILITYSAVDVAQWLAEG; the protein is encoded by the coding sequence ATGAACGTTCACGCTGCGGGTCATTTTCCAAGCTACCGCCCTCGCCGGGTGCGGGGGGTGCCGTCGCTTCGCCGGATGACCGTCGAATCGCGTCTTCATGCCGACCAGCTCATCCTGCCACTCTTCATTCGACCGGGAAAAAACGAGCGACGCGCCGTCGGTTCCATGCCGGGAGTTTTTCAACTGTCGATCGACCAGGCGGTCCGCGATGCCGAGGCCGCGTTCAAAGCCGGAGTCCCAGGAGTCATCCTGTTCGGAATCCCGGCTAAAAAGGATCCTCAGGCAAAAGGCGCCTACGCCGCCCAAGGCATCGTGCAACAGGCCATTCGAACCCTCAAGAAAGAGCTCCCCGACCTACTTGTCGTCACCGACGTCTGTTTGTGCGAATACATGAGCCACGGGCACTGTGGCATCGTGAAGCAAGGACGACGAGGACCGGAAGTGATCAATGATCCGACCCTGGAACTCCTGGCTCGTACCGCGGTCAGTCACGCGGACGCAGGATCGGATCTGATAGCCCCGAGTGATATGATGGACGGGAGGATTGGCGCCATTCGCTCCGCCTTGGACCGGGGCGGTTTTCAAGAGATCCCAATCATGTCCTACGCCGCCAAGTTCGCATCGGCCTTCTATGGGCCATTCCGCGAAGCGGCCGAATCAACACCCCATTTCGGCGACCGTCGCAGCTATCAGATGGAGCCGGGAAACAGTGATGAGGCGATCCGCGAGGTCTCCTTGGATATCCAGGAAGGAGCGGACATTGTGATGGTCAAACCCGCTTTGGCGTATCTGGATGTGATCCAAAGAATTAAGAGCACCTTTGGCTATCCGACCGCCGCCTATGCCGTCAGCGGAGAATTCTCCATGATCAAAGCCGCAGCGGCGAGGGGTTGGATCGACGAACGTCGAATGACTCTGGAGATCCTGACCGGCATGAGACGCGCAGGAGCCGACATTCTGATCACGTATTCTGCCGTGGACGTGGCTCAGTGGCTCGCCGAGGGCTAA
- a CDS encoding FHA domain-containing protein produces MARLVLLSEGYTGRSYELKVEQTTVGRTADNSIEIPDGSVSSHHGEFVLKGPDVVFRDLGSTNGSYLGADKITEITLKHGQVIRLGQIEMRFEAAETQPAKAPSKPTANTAVIPAGINRDQLSTAGVGGAVKATDFKKKSNNSTMFFLIGIGIVALILIAILVMLATQ; encoded by the coding sequence ATGGCGAGGCTCGTCCTTTTAAGCGAAGGCTACACAGGCCGTTCGTATGAACTCAAAGTGGAACAAACCACTGTAGGTCGTACTGCGGATAACTCTATCGAGATCCCGGACGGTTCCGTGTCCAGTCATCACGGGGAATTCGTGCTGAAGGGGCCAGATGTCGTTTTCCGAGATTTGGGCTCGACCAACGGCAGCTATCTCGGCGCGGATAAGATCACTGAGATCACGCTGAAGCACGGTCAGGTCATCCGTCTCGGTCAGATCGAGATGCGTTTTGAGGCCGCCGAGACTCAGCCCGCCAAGGCGCCTTCCAAGCCGACAGCGAACACCGCCGTGATCCCCGCTGGCATCAATCGCGATCAGCTTTCGACGGCTGGAGTGGGGGGAGCCGTCAAAGCCACGGATTTCAAGAAGAAGAGCAACAACTCCACCATGTTCTTCTTGATCGGCATCGGTATCGTTGCCTTGATCCTCATCGCCATTTTGGTGATGCTAGCGACTCAGTAG
- the carA gene encoding glutamine-hydrolyzing carbamoyl-phosphate synthase small subunit: MKAILALEDGSVYHGSGFGAPVSSCGEVCFNTSMTGYQEILTDPSYKGQIVTMTYPLIGNYGINTVDVESWQPHVSGFVIRELSPIVSNWRSDLSLGDYLLKHGVPGIQGIDTRSLVKKLRVRGAMKGFISTEGVGAEEAVDRARAWTGLVGVDYVKEVTHPSAFAWDEKDVDSAAFKLVQTHASSQEARASRAKMPAADIPIVAFDFGIKYNILRRLRQFGFRVQVLPATATAADALKYKPAGVFLSNGPGDPSALGYAVQATSDLVKTGIPIFGICLGNQILGQAFGGKTFKMKFGHRGGNQPVKDLETGKVEITSQNHGFAVDPASLPSDVAINRINLNDQTVEGLRHRTKPVFSVQYHPEASPGPHDSTPLFGEFRQLIEKRG, from the coding sequence ATGAAAGCCATTTTAGCCCTCGAAGACGGTAGCGTCTATCACGGCAGCGGGTTTGGTGCGCCCGTTTCGTCGTGTGGTGAAGTTTGTTTTAACACCTCGATGACGGGTTATCAGGAAATTCTCACCGACCCGTCCTATAAAGGTCAGATTGTCACCATGACCTATCCCTTGATAGGGAACTATGGGATCAATACGGTCGACGTGGAGTCCTGGCAGCCACACGTCTCTGGTTTCGTCATTCGTGAGCTATCACCGATCGTCAGCAACTGGCGCTCGGATCTCTCACTCGGCGATTACCTCCTGAAGCACGGGGTGCCCGGGATCCAAGGCATTGACACGCGCAGTTTGGTAAAGAAGCTCCGGGTGCGTGGAGCCATGAAGGGCTTTATTTCTACCGAGGGAGTTGGGGCCGAGGAGGCCGTGGATCGCGCCCGGGCTTGGACGGGGTTGGTGGGGGTGGATTACGTCAAAGAGGTAACCCATCCGAGCGCCTTTGCTTGGGATGAGAAAGACGTCGATAGCGCGGCCTTCAAGCTCGTTCAGACCCATGCCAGCTCTCAGGAAGCTCGCGCCAGTCGGGCGAAGATGCCCGCGGCCGATATTCCCATTGTGGCTTTTGATTTTGGTATTAAGTACAATATATTAAGGCGTTTACGTCAGTTTGGTTTCCGAGTGCAGGTGCTACCCGCCACCGCCACTGCCGCCGATGCTTTGAAGTATAAACCCGCTGGTGTGTTTCTTTCGAACGGACCCGGGGACCCGAGTGCGCTGGGCTATGCGGTGCAGGCGACGAGCGACCTCGTCAAGACCGGCATCCCGATTTTCGGGATCTGCTTGGGAAACCAGATTCTTGGGCAAGCCTTTGGTGGCAAAACCTTCAAGATGAAGTTTGGACATCGGGGTGGAAACCAACCCGTGAAGGATTTGGAAACAGGGAAAGTAGAGATCACGTCTCAAAACCACGGCTTTGCGGTGGATCCGGCATCACTTCCCTCGGACGTCGCGATCAATCGCATTAACTTGAACGACCAGACGGTTGAGGGACTGCGACATCGCACGAAGCCGGTATTCTCGGTGCAGTACCATCCTGAGGCGTCTCCCGGACCTCATGATTCTACACCTTTGTTCGGGGAGTTTAGGCAATTGATCGAGAAGCGTGGTTGA
- a CDS encoding DUF2029 domain-containing protein, translating to MARLHGLGFVSALGYGVLSWLNQPGHPLPLSAYFLILGLCWGALGLAVAVLAQGRLAQAIVPILLWALIFRAIGFAANPILEDDFYRYLWDGRQLALQGNPYDTSPQDHFDDSELEPKFEAILSRVNYPHLPTIYAPVLQYLFGTAYVLSPGELWPWKGLLLVADLLAGLFVFRLGGLQALLLYSWCPLLIQETAFTAHPDVLGALFVIAAYDSRKSGASVRTGILLGLAVSTKITGAIIAPFLLKGQPRRAWFAAAAAWIVAYLPFWAQGSWADWKGLAVFAQEWEFNSGGFALLSLCFGPTQAPLLAASAILIPLAYFWWRTSPLAASKSLRGDWVFGWFFTWSAVVQPWYLVWLLPWVALIPSWAGITALASVSLSYITWMNLGADHPDPFGHPGWVRPVEYGLVLIALGVGIGLRKWKKGKNQGQDEDSPV from the coding sequence ATGGCCCGGTTGCATGGACTCGGATTCGTAAGTGCCTTAGGATATGGCGTGCTCAGCTGGTTAAACCAGCCGGGACATCCCCTGCCGCTGAGCGCATACTTCCTGATCCTCGGGCTCTGCTGGGGCGCGTTAGGGCTGGCCGTGGCAGTGCTGGCCCAAGGTCGCCTCGCTCAGGCCATCGTACCTATCCTCTTGTGGGCACTGATCTTCCGTGCGATCGGATTTGCAGCGAACCCGATCCTAGAAGATGACTTTTACCGATACCTCTGGGATGGACGGCAGTTGGCACTCCAGGGCAACCCCTACGACACCAGCCCTCAGGATCACTTCGACGATTCGGAGTTGGAACCCAAATTCGAGGCGATTTTGAGTCGGGTTAACTATCCGCATCTGCCCACCATCTACGCTCCGGTGCTGCAATATCTCTTCGGAACAGCCTACGTTTTGAGTCCAGGAGAGCTATGGCCCTGGAAAGGCCTCCTGCTCGTCGCGGACTTGCTCGCGGGGTTGTTCGTCTTCCGGTTGGGTGGCCTGCAAGCACTGCTGCTTTACAGCTGGTGCCCGCTTCTGATCCAGGAGACCGCCTTCACGGCTCATCCTGATGTGCTGGGAGCACTGTTCGTGATCGCGGCGTACGACAGCCGAAAAAGCGGCGCCTCAGTTCGAACGGGAATCCTGCTCGGGCTCGCCGTTAGCACGAAGATCACCGGAGCCATCATCGCTCCCTTCCTCTTGAAAGGCCAGCCGCGCCGTGCGTGGTTTGCTGCAGCAGCCGCCTGGATCGTCGCCTATCTCCCGTTTTGGGCCCAGGGTAGCTGGGCCGACTGGAAGGGCCTGGCGGTGTTCGCCCAAGAGTGGGAGTTCAATTCGGGGGGATTCGCGTTGCTCAGTCTATGTTTCGGCCCCACTCAAGCGCCGCTCCTGGCGGCCAGCGCCATTCTGATCCCACTCGCCTACTTCTGGTGGCGAACCTCACCCCTCGCGGCTTCAAAGAGCCTACGGGGCGACTGGGTCTTCGGTTGGTTTTTCACCTGGTCGGCCGTGGTGCAGCCCTGGTACCTGGTCTGGCTACTGCCCTGGGTCGCCCTGATCCCATCCTGGGCCGGAATCACGGCACTGGCATCGGTGAGTCTCAGCTATATCACCTGGATGAATTTAGGAGCGGACCACCCCGACCCCTTTGGGCATCCCGGGTGGGTTCGTCCTGTGGAGTACGGCCTCGTCCTCATCGCCTTGGGAGTCGGAATCGGCCTCAGGAAGTGGAAGAAGGGCAAGAATCAGGGCCAGGACGAGGACAGCCCAGTCTGA